One Arthrobacter sp. StoSoilB20 DNA segment encodes these proteins:
- the mmsA gene encoding multiple monosaccharide ABC transporter ATP-binding protein: MTSLDTQGDPILLEMRSITKEFPGVKALSNVNLRVMAGEIHAICGENGAGKSTLMKVLSGVYGYGSYTGDIVYQAETQQFKDIRASEAAGIVIIHQELALIPELSIMENIFLGNEPTKWGVIDWAEARKRSLELLARVGLREDPDTPIKEIGVGKQQLVEIAKALNKSVKLLILDEPTAALNESDSQHLLDLILGLKGRGITSIIISHKLNEIEQIADEITIIRDGKSIETLNVKRDGVDEDRIIKGMVGRTLESRFPDHEPKIGEVFFEVKDWTVGHPQIQDRLICKGSNFYVRRGEIVGFAGLMGAGRTELARSLFGHSYGRFIKGQVYKDGKQVNLRSVKQAIDAGLGYVTEDRKSLGLNLLDDIKSTTVSAALNKISNYSVVDTRKEFSVAEEYRKSLRTKAPSVEEGVAKLSGGNQQKVVLAKWMFTDPDLLILDEPTRGIDVGAKYEIYGIIQKLANQGKGVIVISSELPELLGLSDRIYTIFEGAITGVLDKNEASQESLMKLMTSARKTA; the protein is encoded by the coding sequence ATGACATCCCTCGACACGCAAGGTGATCCCATCCTTTTGGAGATGCGCTCGATCACAAAGGAATTCCCGGGCGTGAAGGCCTTGTCGAACGTGAACCTGCGCGTGATGGCCGGTGAAATCCACGCCATCTGCGGCGAAAACGGCGCTGGCAAGTCCACGCTCATGAAGGTTCTTTCCGGCGTTTACGGCTACGGCAGCTACACGGGCGACATCGTGTACCAAGCCGAAACACAACAGTTCAAGGACATCCGCGCAAGCGAAGCGGCCGGCATCGTGATTATCCACCAGGAACTGGCGCTGATCCCGGAACTGTCCATCATGGAGAACATCTTCCTGGGCAATGAACCCACCAAATGGGGCGTGATCGACTGGGCAGAGGCCCGCAAGCGCTCTCTCGAACTCCTGGCCCGCGTCGGCCTCCGCGAGGATCCCGATACCCCCATCAAGGAAATAGGCGTCGGCAAGCAGCAGCTGGTCGAAATCGCCAAGGCGCTGAACAAGTCCGTGAAGCTCCTGATCCTGGATGAGCCCACTGCAGCACTGAACGAATCGGACTCCCAGCACCTCCTGGACCTGATCCTTGGCCTGAAGGGCCGGGGCATCACCTCGATCATCATTTCCCACAAGCTCAACGAGATCGAACAGATCGCCGACGAGATCACCATCATCCGTGACGGAAAGTCGATCGAGACCCTGAACGTCAAGCGGGACGGCGTGGACGAGGACCGCATCATCAAAGGCATGGTTGGCCGGACGCTTGAGTCCCGCTTCCCCGACCACGAGCCCAAGATCGGTGAGGTCTTCTTCGAGGTCAAGGACTGGACCGTGGGACACCCGCAGATCCAGGACCGCCTCATCTGCAAGGGCTCCAACTTCTACGTACGCCGCGGCGAGATCGTTGGCTTCGCAGGGCTCATGGGCGCCGGACGTACCGAGCTGGCCCGCTCCCTCTTTGGACACTCCTACGGCCGCTTCATCAAAGGCCAGGTGTACAAAGACGGCAAGCAGGTCAACCTCCGCAGCGTCAAGCAAGCGATCGACGCCGGGCTGGGCTATGTCACTGAGGACCGCAAGTCCCTGGGCCTGAACCTTCTGGATGACATCAAGTCCACCACGGTCTCGGCGGCACTGAACAAGATCAGCAACTACTCGGTGGTGGATACCCGCAAGGAGTTCTCCGTTGCCGAGGAGTACCGGAAATCGCTGCGGACCAAGGCCCCCTCGGTTGAGGAAGGCGTAGCCAAACTCTCCGGTGGCAACCAACAAAAAGTGGTGCTGGCCAAGTGGATGTTCACCGACCCGGACCTGCTGATCCTGGACGAACCCACCCGCGGTATCGACGTGGGTGCCAAGTACGAGATCTACGGCATCATCCAGAAGCTCGCCAACCAGGGCAAGGGAGTGATTGTCATTTCCTCGGAGCTTCCGGAGCTCCTGGGCCTGTCCGACCGTATCTACACCATCTTTGAGGGCGCCATCACCGGTGTCCTGGACAAGAACGAAGCAAGCCAGGAGAGCCTCATGAAGCTCATGACTTCCGCCCGTAAAACCGCCTGA